The stretch of DNA CCTGCCTGGGGTCAGCGGCCTTGAACTGATCGGCCGCCTGCGCAGCCAGGGCAAGTCGTTCCCCATCCTCATTCTCACCGCCCGCGGCAACTGGCAGGACAAGGTCGAAGGTTTGGCCACCGGTGCTGACGACTATCTGGTCAAGCCGTTCCAGTTCGAGGAACTCGAGGCGCGCCTGAACGCCTTGCTGCGCCGCTCCAGTGGTTTCACTCAGTCGACCATCGCCGCTGGCCCCCTGGTCCTTGACCTCAACCGCAAGCAGGCGACCCTGGACGAGCACCCGCTGGCGCTGACCGCCTACGAGTACCGCATCCTCGAATACCTCATGCGTCATCACCAGCAGGTGGTGGCCAAGGACCGCCTGATGGAGCAGCTCTACCCCGGCGACGAGGAGCGTGACCCCAATGTCATCGAAGTGCTGGTCGGCCGCCTGCGCCGCAAGCTCGAGGGCGAGAGCGGTTTCAAACCGATCGACACGGTGCGCGGCCTGGGTTATCTGTTCACCGAGCGCTGCCGATGATCCGCTCGCTGCGGGTACGCCTGATGCTCGCGGCGGCCGTGCTGGCGCTGCTGTTCATGCTGGCGCTGCTGCCGGCCTTGCAGAAGGCCTTCAGCCTGGCCCTGCAGGAGTCGATCGAGCAGCGCCTGGCCTCGGATGTGACCACGCTGATATCCGCCGCGCGCATCGAGCATGGCCAACTGCAGATG from Pseudomonas putida encodes:
- a CDS encoding response regulator, encoding MKLLVVEDEALLRHHLYTRLGESGHVVEAVADAEEALYQSEHFHFDLAIVDLGLPGVSGLELIGRLRSQGKSFPILILTARGNWQDKVEGLATGADDYLVKPFQFEELEARLNALLRRSSGFTQSTIAAGPLVLDLNRKQATLDEHPLALTAYEYRILEYLMRHHQQVVAKDRLMEQLYPGDEERDPNVIEVLVGRLRRKLEGESGFKPIDTVRGLGYLFTERCR